From the Orcinus orca chromosome 7, mOrcOrc1.1, whole genome shotgun sequence genome, the window AGAAGCAGAGACGACCCTCCCCGCGGCTAGAGAAGAGGGCATCTTGCTGGTAGGTGGGCCCAGCTCTAGTTCTGGCTTTaggtgaccctggacaagtgGCCCTGGCCCCCAACTTCTGCATCTCACCCCTGAAGACAAGGTCACCCCCTTTGCATCTTATAGTCTGCTACTGGGGTGAGAAGGCCAGATATCCATTTTCCAGGGCGCTCTCCAGGGACCTTCATGGACTCTGTACACCTTGgaatcaaaaagttaaaaaaaaaaaaaatcacaggagaGGTAGAGGCACCCAGTCCAGCCCAGAAAGAGGACCTGGCAGGGCAGAGACCAAAACCCCATGCAATCAGTGGCAGCCAGAATGAACCAGGAAAGGCCTGAAGTCatcaggtgggggaggggcacggggCTAGTGTTGAATGAAATGGGCTGAGAGCAAAAAGCCCACCTACTGGGCAGAAAAGGGACTGGAAAGAGGCCAGTTTGGTGCACAGAAATGTAAAGTGGCCAGCAAAGGTGGAAATCTCCACCGGTTCCTGGTCCCCTCCACCTGCAGGCCTCTGCATCCAGGGTGGTTGTTAATCATTACCTGAGGTCGGGCCAGTCCCCAGTACCCCCTGGAGTCCAGCAGCTCCAGATACGTCCTCTTTGAAGTGTGCTCTAGGATAAAAATGGCACCCTGAGGCTGTCGGGCCCTTACCAAAGGTGGATTGCCCACGCTTACCAAGCCAGGCGGGCCCTCCTGGAAGGGCTTCAGGCGGGATTGACAGGGAGAGTCCCGAGGCACAGCCAGCTGCTGGAAGCTGGGGTTATCCAGGGATTACGGGGTCCCCCCGACAAAGGGCAGGGCTCAAATAAAGTCAAACGGTTTGAAAAGCTTCTGCACCCCAGCAGCCCTGAACGCTGCCTCCCTGACGCGACCAAAGCTAAAGCAGGGAATCTGCACGAGGCCCTTTGAGCTGGTGAAGCAAGTCCTCGGCACTGACTGGACACCCTTCGCTGACAGACGATTCACTCTTAGCAAGCCCGGAGGCCCCAGGGGCCCTGCAGCCCATATCCCAGCAGAGTCACTAAAACAGGTGTGAAATGTACTTGGCTGTGCGGCCAGCCTGAGCACCGGTTACCTGAGCTGCTTCCACATCTACTCCCATCCCAGGAAGGACTCAAGAATGGGTTTCAGAATATGTTTCTTCTTGTGAAGTCAACATCCTAATAACGTGGCTAAGCTGGTGCAGCTGGTGGCTCGGAGGCGCCCACCTGCCCTCTGGGCTGCAAAGGCCACTGGCCCGACCACCCCAAGGCCGAGAGGCGGCAGTTCGAATGTCACATGTTGGAGAAGTCCCATCTTGACCACACTTTCTGGTAGAACTCAGCGCCCTCGCTGGGGGGGCCTAAAATTTTGCAGGCAGGCCCCAGGGGTACGTGACGCTGTCAGTCCGGCTGATACTGTTGATGTGGAGGCCGCTGATGGCgttcaggaagaagaggaaggaggccgTGAATTCGCTCCAGAACGTCAGGCTGAGGCCCATGAGCGTGACCTCGTTCCTAAGGAGGGTCAGGAAGCTCAGGAGGCCCCCGAAGGAGAGGATGGAGGCGAGGAGGAAGAGGGCGGAGCCCACGGCCCACTTGTGCCACGAGTGGGCGTCCTCGGACACCTGGGACACCATGAGGAGCTCCAGGCCAAAGATGGCGACCACCACGGCCAAGGTGGCCACGCTGCGGGCCACAGCCATGCCCGAGGCTAGCCCGGGCACGTGGGCCTGCCTCAGGTCTCGGACGCAGTGCAGCTCAGCCTGGTTGGAGGTGGTGCAGAAGTGCCACAGCCCGAACAGACGGTCGTCGGCCAGGAGCCAGTGGCCATCGcagatggagagggaggagaggaccaCGGCCAGGGAGGCGCACAAGATGATGAGGGCCCGGATGGAGGGTTCAAAGAAGGACCGACGGGGCCTCCTTTGGGCCAGCAGCTTCTGGGCCTGGAAGACAGCACGGGGCAGCATGAGGGAGGGCCCCCGCCACAGCGCACCAGCCTCCTCAGGGAAGACCCAGAGCACACCTTGTAGCTTCCGACAGCCACGGTTTCTGCTTCGGTCTCCCAGGATGCCCGGGAAGCCCACCTTAGTCACAGCACAGACCCACCTcctggtggggcgggggggaccCTCCTCCCATCCTACCTGTTCCCCCTCCGTCCTCCTTTCGAGACCTATAAGCGTTGCCTGTGGATCCAGTTATTCATCGGGCAAAGAGTTCCCTGACCTTTCTTTAATGATCTTTATAATGCGTAAGAAACCCAAATTGTATTGACAGATAAATCTTGGTCCGTTCTGAAGTCAGCAAACCTGTCTGGCTTGGCAGACGTGACCTTGAGCTAGCAGGCAGCCTTGGTTTCTTTGTATGCAAAACAAGAATACTGCACTAGACATTATTAGCACATCAGTGAAGGTTACACAGCTCCCTCTTCTGGCCCCTGGTCTTCCCCAGTTTCATTCTAATCTGCACCCAGCTTTTTCTGCACTTTTCTTCAGTGCGCAGTGATGTTTGCACTTTGCCCTTCAGTCTGGCTCAGCCTGTACTCCGCCCAGGACATGGCACCGCTGTCTGTTCTAGAAGCTTCTGGGCGGGGGGGTCCCTGAGGCTCCCCTTCAGCCTATGGTTTCGGCCCCGCAAAAGTACACCCTATCCTCTCTCCTGACAAGCTGGGCCAAGCGTCCAGTGAGGTGTCCCTTCTCACAGCCCCGGGACACCCCCAAGCCACCGTCCCCAACCCCCAACCCGGAAGCAAAAGGAATGCTTCAAAGGGTAAAACTCCTTAGACGGCCCACAAGCCCTCCCAGGGCATCCTCCCGGCCACCTCGCATGCCTAGCACAAGCCTAGAACTTTCCTCCTCACACCTACTGGTCCCCCCACCTGAAAGGCTCTTCTCTCGGCTGCCCCCCTTTCTCCATTCTTCATGTCTCAGCTGAAACATCGCCTCCTGGGAGAGGTCTGTCCTGCCCACTCAACCCAGAACGGACCCCTCCGGTCACTCTCTGTCAGGAACCGTTCTGACAAGTTTTCCATTCCTGTCTGATGCATAGTGGGAGGGCAGGACCGTGTCCCCAGCACCCGGTGCCAGTGCCGTGCTCAAGAGCCACGAGGTCGAGTTTGCAGCCACTGTCACTTCCATCTGAAGCTCCCTTTAAACCATCTCCTGCCCAGTCATAACTTACGCCCTTTACAGTGTGTGTGGAAGCAGCCCAGGTCATGCCCCAGTTTGGGAGGTAAGCAAAGCACACAGCTCATGCGTGACGGTCACTGCTGGGAAGCAAACCGAAAGGGGACTCTGGGGGTGAGCCCTATGCCACGTGCAAGTGGAGGCTTCCAGAGGCGGTCTGGGCCACCCCTCTCGGTGAGGGGCAGAAAGCAGAGCCACGCTCCCGGGAGGCCCCGGGATCCTTATGGATCCGGCTTGCTTTCAGCACTTCTGCCTAGTTAGGGTCCTGTCTCACTCTTAAACCTGAGTCTGGTGGAGTAGGGTGCTccgtggcggggggtggggggggacggGGCGGGGTATGTAAAAAGGGAAAGTGTCACACACAGGTCAGGGGACCAGCCCAAGAGCATTCACCGAGATCACAGTAAAGCCTGGCACAGCTGCCCGACAACTGTATCATGCGTAGTGGGGGGGATGCACACAGCCGCTGAGTACCCACTGGGGCCTTCGTGGGAGGGGCTCAGTACGTGGTGAGAAGGGCTGGAGTGGCCAGAGGGACGCCCAAGGGCTCGGGACCCGACTCAGACCAGAGGCAAAGGCAGTCGGGGGCGCTGTAAAGAACACTCAGGCGGGGAGTCTGGGCTCTGGTTCTCAAACCGCATCCCCTTGTCTCCTTGAGGCCTCCAGGTGCTaaagcagggggcagggggtcAGCTCCCGGCCCCTCACTTCAACCACAACAGGTCCCTCTTACCTGCTGGAGCCACTGGGAATCTAAGAGTCTGTACTGGATTTCACTAGGAAAGAACGGCTCTACTAAGAAACAAACCAAGGGAACTTTGAAATCTCTGTGCCTACAAACCATAAAGGTGTTTGTCTTTGCGAGGTTTCTTAACCTCCTTGACCCTTATTTTCTCATCTACCGTTCCGTAGTTACATTTTGTACCAGGAGTTAGTGATCCCTGCAGGAAAGGGTAGCCATGAAGGCACCCGGAGGTTATAACTCCCTACAGGTTGATAAGTTTCTAGGATGGGGAAAACCCCAGACGCAGGCAACAAGTCACAAGAACGCAGCACCCAGAGGCCTTTTGACCTCAGACATCACGCTGTCTGGAGAAAAAGCACATGCCATCCTACCCTCAGCCCCACCTGTCCTGCACACAGAGTGAACTTTAATCTCCAGGCCCTCAGACATCACACTGGGATCAGGAAAAGACAGCTGACATCAGGTCATTTTCCCCCTCCCGCCCCAAAGGAGGGCATCATTCAAACTCTGACACCAGTAAAACTCCcaaggattaagtgagatcatGAATATAAAGGTGCCCAGCACAGAAGCAGTTCCTGATTAATATTAGTAACAGTAATAAGGTAACTCGGGAGTCCTCCTTCCTCACCACTGCCCCACACCCCGGCTGCCAGCACCTCTGTGAACTTCCAGTTGATGCAGGGCCTGAAATCCTCTCCCGGAGGGCAGCTGGGCAGCAGCGTGGTCAGTGGAAAGTCCGTGGACCAGAGGGTATGAGGGCAGTCTAGCCCTGCCCCTGACCCACCAGCCTCtatctagctctgtgaccttgggcaaatcactgaaATCTCTTACGGCCTGGACCATCtccactgaaaaaaaagaaaaatggaagcatTTCCCTTTTTCATCCAGAGCCCCGAATGATTAGTAGTGACCTGTAGAACAGTGTCACTTGGCACTCCTGGGCCACTGAGGCCAATGCCAAGGTCTTGTCTTCCTCTGGAACCCAGCACCCCATCTGATCCCGTCAACCCCTAAGTAGTGGACACTTTGGGCTGCTCACTACTTTTCTCCACATCAagcccccgccccgcgcccctgcgcttcccccccccccgcccccccttccCAGTGCCCACTCAGCCCAGGCCCAGGTCAGACCCACCCCCTCTTCAGCTGGAAATCTCCTCTACAGCCTCCTGAAGAGTAAACCCGCTCCGCCTGCGTGACCGCAGGGCACCGGGAGCCAGCACGCTTGCCTTTTAGCTCTTTGGCCTCCGGCGAGCTATTTACCCCCTGAAGATAACAGTACCTGCTTCCTGGCCCCCCGGGGGGAGCCGAAAGGAGACCTAAACACCCCAACCGCTTAGAACAGTCCCAGGCAGGCGGTTATGTGCTCCTAAGCATCAGCCCCGCCCCCCTTCTTTCACTAAAAGGTCAAGTCTGTTTACCTGGCtgctctcctgccctccccacccccgttaATCCTGCCGCAGTTTCTTCACCTCTTAATCTAGCACTCGCTTCCCTAAACCGCTCCTAAATCCCGGTGTGCACGTCTCTCCCCCGCAGGGCCGTCGGCTCCCGAAGGCGGGACCGCACCCGCTCCCACCCTCCTCACTGCCGGTCCCGGAGGCGGCTTGGCCGGGACCGCAGATTATGCCCAGAACGAGAGGAACGCGCTGCATCCGGCTCTAGGGTTGCGGTGTCCCGGCCACAAGGGGCTTGGGGCGCGGCCTGTGGGTGGAGTTTCTCCTGTTCGGGCCCAGAAGTCTGGTTCGACTCGATTCTATCGCTGAGCCGGCCGCCACGGGCGGGTTACTGCACCTGAGCCTCGGTCACCGCACCTACAAAGTGCGCGCAGCGGGATCAGCCCCGGAATCTGCGCTGCGGGGCGCCGAGCACTTGCAGGCAGAGGCTGCGGGCCGCTCTCACCGTCCCGACCGTCCAGTCGGGAGGTAAGGAGGCGGGACGCGTCCGCTAGGGACGCTCGGCGCAGGGCAGCGGAGAGCCGCAcgcccggggggtgggggtgcggaTGGACCCCTCGTATCATTCTAAGGAGAAACCCATCTTTGCGAGGCGGGCCCCTCCCCTCTCTACAGCCCGTCCTGAGGTTTCCGCGTGCCCCAGCGAGTCCACCCCTTTGCCCGCCCCCCAAAATCAGTTTTGGGAGGGGAGATGGTCTTGCTGCCCCCGCCCAGGAAAGTTCTGGCTTCCCCAGAGATTCTTCCTCGTGTGACAAGGCGAGGCTCATTTTTACGAGTGGATTCCGTCCATCCTTCGCTCCAGATGCGCCCCCTTTTAACAGGAGGGACCCCTCTGGTGCACCTAACAGATGAACACTGCGGACCCCAAAGAGAAGCACAACACTCCTCCCCAGCCGTTTAGGAGCCTCGGTGCCCGCAGGACCTCGAGGAGACCGCGCCCTGGGCGGCTTCCCCCCCCGGACCCCGGCCGGGCCACTCCACACCCCCCGCACCGGGCTCTCGCCCACCTGCACGCCGAGGGCTGTCATCCCGCGCCTGGGCTCGGCCGCGCGCTCCCGCCTGGTTCTCTCGGGGCTCCCGAGCGCTGCTCTGCCGGGGCCGCGGCTCCCGACTCCCGACCTCttcccgggggcggggcgggccggAGGGAGGGGCGGGCGGAACTGCTGCCCCCGGGCGGCTGGTCGGGCCAGGCccctccccgcccgcccgcccgcccgcccgccgcggCTCCGTTTGCGCTGAGTCAGCGGGGCCGCCGGAGGAGCCTCCGGGCAGGGGCGGGGGCCAGGACCCGGCCCGAAGGGGAGGCTCGGGCCCTGGGGGAGGGCTGACCCGGCCGACTTGCAGGCCCGAAGCCGCTCCCCAGTCTCAGGGCACGGCTGTGCCCGCGGCGCCGATTCCTCGAGGGCCCGGGGCCCAGGAGCCGGGTCCGCCCCGGCGGGTCCGCCCGAGCGTCCGGGGAGGCGGCGGCGTCCAGACGGCAGGCGCGCGCCCGGGCTCTGCAGCTCCACCACCGTGGGCCGTTGTGATCCTGGGCTCTTGTTTCCGTCTCTGAGCCACGGGCGATAAATGAGATGATGCCCGTGAAAGGTCGGGGGTCTTGCGAGGCTTCGGTAAATGTGAACGGAGTGGAC encodes:
- the TMEM37 gene encoding voltage-dependent calcium channel gamma-like subunit isoform X2, yielding MAVARSVATLAVVVAIFGLELLMVSQVSEDAHSWHKWAVGSALFLLASILSFGGLLSFLTLLRNEVTLMGLSLTFWSEFTASFLFFLNAISGLHINSISRTDSVTYPWGLPAKF
- the TMEM37 gene encoding voltage-dependent calcium channel gamma-like subunit isoform X1; this encodes MTALGVQAQKLLAQRRPRRSFFEPSIRALIILCASLAVVLSSLSICDGHWLLADDRLFGLWHFCTTSNQAELHCVRDLRQAHVPGLASGMAVARSVATLAVVVAIFGLELLMVSQVSEDAHSWHKWAVGSALFLLASILSFGGLLSFLTLLRNEVTLMGLSLTFWSEFTASFLFFLNAISGLHINSISRTDSVTYPWGLPAKF